Genomic DNA from Acidobacteriota bacterium:
CCGTTTCCGACCTCCGGGCTTCATCGACCGGATCACCACTGAGAATGATCATCGGAAGCTCGCTCCGCCTGCTCGCCCTGCGCATTGACTCAACCAGCTCGGCCGGCGACACATCCGGCATATTGAGATCGACGATCGCCAGATCGGGATTCTCACTCCGGACCAGTTCGATGGCCTGTTTGCCGGACGAAGCAGTCACTGGAATCATCCGGTACGTCCGGAGCAAGGCCTCCATGAGTTTCAACAGGGGCTCATCGTCGTCGACAACGAGTATCGTCGGCTGGCCAGTCATCGAGTCGCTATTCTAATGACCGGCGGGCCCGGCCGGGAGAGGGACGAGCGATTCGAGCACCTCGATGGTTCCCGGCTCGGGATCGATTCTTTCGACCATCGTCACGTCCGGGAAGTCCTCCAGCAGCCGGATCTCGGCCGCCCGTCGAGCCCGATCGCAGGGGCATTCGTTCTGAGGAGTCAGGTAGTTGGCGACAATCCCGATCAGACCGATCTTTCGCTTTGCGAGCTCGTCGGCCAGGCGCTTCGTCTCTGCGATCACCATCGGCTCGGGTCTGGTGACGATCACGACTCCGCATTGCTCGCTGACGAGCACTTCCTCCAGCTCGCGCAGGCCCTTCGACATCTCGAGCAGCGTCGAACCGAGCGAGCCGGCCGGCATGATCTGCCAGTACTCGAGAAGGATCTTCATCAACTGGCGAACCCAGGAAGTCGCCAGCTCCGGGAGATCGATCAGGCGGAGGAAATGACCGGTCGGGGCGGTATCGACGACGATCCGCTCCGCACCGCTTCGAAGGAGCTCCACGATTCTCATCAGCGCAAAGATCTCATCGGCGCCGGGTGGGGCGATGTCGAGAAGGCTTCGTGCAATCCGCTCGTCGTGTACGGCCCGAAAGCGCCCATCCGGTGCGCCGAACAGCTCGTCGAGAGTCTTTTCCATCTCATCCTCGAGATCCTTCCATGCTCGCGACGGGTCGACCTGCTCGACGTGAAGGTTGTCCGGAAGATCGAGCCCGTCGGTCAGATCCGTGAGCGATCTCGCCGGATCCACCGACAGAAGGTGGATTTCTCCATCGTTCCTCACGGCAAGCTGAAGGCCGATGCTCGTGGCCGTCGAGGTCTTGCCGGTGCCGCCTTTTCCCGCAACGAAGACCAGCCGCCGGCCCTCCGGATCGAGCGCCTTCGATCCGCGCATACTCTTTGCGGGTTTCTCCGGCTCCACTCCCCGCCTCGCGGCCAGCAGCTCTTCCAGATCGGCCAGCCGGGCCACGGGCCGGCAGAGCCTCTCGACCGTCACGATGCGGGCCTTCGCCTCGAGCTTTCCACGGGCGGCGTCCTCACCGGCTCTCGCTTCGCGGCAGGACTGACAATCGCAGTCGCCGGTCACGCGGTTCAGGACGACGAACGGAACATCGAGGCCGAGAGATTCGACCGAATCCACCAGCCGGAGTGTCTGATCAACCACGAGATCCTCTCCGAGCGTGACGGGAAGAAACGTCGTCAGAGACGGATCGCTCAGGATCGAAGCCTCTTCTTCGATCGAGCTGCGGAGCTCGTCGAGCCAGGTTTCCGCGGAATCATCGACGTCAGCGCCGGCAAGCTGGAAGACGATCTCGCGGTGCTTCTCCGACATCGCTTCCAGCGCCGACGTGAATGCATCGTAATGAGAACGGGCGTCGAGAAGTCTCAGCGTGTGTCCCGTCGGGGCCGTATCGATCACCAGCGCCCCGTCCGAACCGAGATTTCGATACAAGGTGAAGATCTTCCGCCAGCCCATGATCTCGTCGATGCCGGGGATCGAGCGCGTGATCAGTTGTCGGATCTCTTCTTCGTCGAAGATCGTACCTCGCTCGATCAGGGTGACGATCGGCTCGAGACTCGTATCGAGGAATCCGTTCCATTCGCTCTCGGCATCGAGGCTCTCGATTCGAAACGGGCTGTCTGCGGGGTCGAGAAGATCGGGAAGGCTCGTCGCGGGATCCGTCGAAAAAAGTACGACATCACGATCGGAGGAGATCCGGAGCGCGGTTGCGGCGGCGATCGTCGTCTTTCCGACGCCTCCCTTGCCCCCGACGATGATGATGGAACGGTCCGAGAGCTGGTCCACGGCGCGAGCCAGCGAACCGGCTCTTCGCGAGCTCACTCCCCGTACCCGGTATGAATGACCACGTCCGCCGCGTCATCGTCGTCGCGGCCACGCTGCCTGTCGAGAAACTCCTCTGCCTGGGCCTGCTGACGCATCCGGATCTCGCGCAACTTATCGAAGACGATTGCTTCCTCAGCCGCGTAATCTTCCTCGCTGATCTCGCCGAGCTCGAGCTGCATCTGGAGCTCGAGCAACCGGGTTTTCCACACCTCGTCATTCATCATCTCCCGGTCGACCATGGTGCGCACCTGTTCGAGCGCCCACTTCACGCCGGCAACAGGCGCCTTGAACGGAAGCGCCAGGAGATCGTCGATGAGAAACATTTCAGGTGTCTGCCCGCTCGAGCTTGAGCCGGATATTCACGAAATTGTATGGCGGCCAGGGACCTGTGTACAGGAACGAGAGCGCATCCTCGTACTTTTTCGCGATCTCCGAGACCCGCTGGTCGAACAGCTCGGTCTTCTCGCGCTCGACGAGAAAGGCGGCGTTCATGATCATCCGGTCCCCGATCGGTTTGTTCGATCTCGAGGCGACCGCCGAATCCCGCAGGTGGCTGTAGATCTCCTGAACATATTTTTCCGATTTCTCCTGCAGCGCGGACTCGACGATCTTTCCGAGCTGCATCTTGAGAAAATACGCCGAGCCGCTCGTTCCGGCCTCGATCTGTTGCTTCAGATTCCCGACGTCATCGTTCTCCGCTTCGATCTGCCTCAGAACCGCCTCTCGATCCCAGTTGACCTTCAGACCGAACTCGATCTTTCCTTCCATCTTGTCCAGGACGTCGACCAGAGCCGGATACGTCCCCTGCATGAAGGTTCTGATGTCGGCTTCCGTTCGGAACACGGTCCCGAAGCTCATCGGAAGAACCGTGTACTGCTTCATCACGACTTCATTCACATGCTCGTGAGCCAGCGCGTTCTCACGCGTCGGGTCGTAAATCTGAAGGGGGCACTTCGAGACGACGGCTGCGAAATCCTTGTAGTGGACCGTATACACTTCGTCGTTCCGACCCCCGATCCCGATCGGCCCGAAGCTCTGATTCTCGGCTGCCTTGATGATTCCGTAAACGTATCGACCCTCTTCCTGAGGGGTAGCGCTCTGTTCCATCGCTCCGCACGGATGCAGTCACGATGCCGGGCTCGGTGCCGGGCCCCTGCTCCGGACCCTCCCGGGTTAGACTCCTTCATTGAAAATGCGACGAAATGCAGTGATCGCGTCGAGCGCCGAACGGTGGTTCCAGGCAAGCCAGCGGCCGCTCCCATGGCGCGTCAACTACGAGCCATGGCACGTCTGGGTCGCTGAAGTGATGGCCCAGCAGACTCGGATCGAGGTCGTCGCTTCCCGCTTTCCCCAGTTCATTGAACGATTCCCCTCCCCCGAATCCCTCGCCCTTGCCGATGACGACGATGTTCTCACCGCATGGTCGGGCCTCGGTTATTACCGGCGCGCCAGAATGCTCAGGGCCGGTGCGATCCGCGTGGTCGAGCAATTCGGCGGAGAGCTCCCCCGGCGACTCGAGGATCTCCGTTCGATTCCGGGCATCGGCGAATACACCGCCGGGGCGATCGCGTCGACGGCCTTCGACCAGTCCGTTCCCGCTGTCGACGGGAATGTCATGCGACTCCTCGCACGAATCGAGGCACTCGAGCCGCCCTGGCGCAGCGCGAGGCTCGGCCGGGAAGCCACGGATGCCGCTCGCGAGATCGTAGAAGCCGCGAGCTCTCCACGGATGCTGAACCAGGCGCTCATGGAGCTTGGTGCGACCATCTGCAAACCAAGAGAGCCGTCGTGTGTCATCTGCCCGCTGCAAACCGAGTGTCGGGCCTTCGAGCTCGGCCGCGCCGCCGACTACCCCCGGCCAGCTCCGCGCAAAAGCCGGAAAAGTCTCGAGATCCCGCTGCTCGTCGTCACGGACGATGCGGGCAGGGTACTGATGCTCCGCTCCGAACAGGGCTCGCTCATGACCGGACTCTGGCACCTTCCCCACGGTGTCCCCGATCTGATTCCGGAGACCGCCATCGCCAGCTGGACCTCGAGGGAGGTTCTCGGGACGTTCCGCCATTCGGTGACCGACCGCCGCATCACCTTCGTGATCCATCGTGCCGATCTCGACTGCCGGCTCGGCGAGGGATTCGCGGAGGCGGCCTGGCAGGATCCCGAAGAAGATCTCGCCACGCCATCCTACGTCGCAAAAGCGTTTCGCCACGCCCGCCTTCGCGACGGGCTTGCCGCTCGCACCCTCAGTCGGTAATTCACGCGGTCCGGAAGTTCCCGGGAAGAACCGGGCGGGGACCATGCTCCTGGCTGCACAATCTCCGGAATCAGAGGGATTCCGTCGAGAATGTCCCGGCACAATTGGCACCGGAGAGGGGTCCAAGAACGACTTTTGCTTGCCGGGTACGTCCATGTCCGAGATCGTCATCCGCACCGCCACCCGCTCCGACAAAAAATCCTTCATCGAACTGGTCGAGGCTCATATCGCCTTCGAGAAGATGGAACCGATGACTCCGGAGGCGAAAGAACGCCTGCTGCAGGACGGATTCGGCGACCACCGCAGGTTCTCCGCTTTTCTCGCCTCGCTCGACGATCGCGACGTCGGCTACGCAATCACCTACGAGGCCTACTCCTCGTTTCTCGCCCGGCCGGTCTTCTACCTCGAGGACATCTTCGTCTACGAGGACGTTCGCGGGGAGGGCTTCGGCGGAAAGATGTTCCAGTATCTCGTCGAAGAGGCCGTCGACCGCAACTGCGCCAGGATGGAATGGATGGTCATCGACTGGAACGAGAACGCGATCGGATTCTACGAGAGACGCGGCGCCATTCAGCTCAGCGAATGGCATTCCTACCGGCTCGATGAAAGCCAGTTGAAGTCGCTTGCTGCACGCGGAGAATCACGATCGCTGCAGACCGAATGAAAAAAGGCCAGGGCAGGTCAATGACCCGGCGGGGTCTGAAGTCCTTCTTCACTCCTCACTCTTCTCTTCGTTAGACTCGAAATACCTTGAGTCCTGATACGAGTAGCGTCAACGTGCGCCGGTCGTCATTTCTCTTCCTCCTGGGAGCGACGATCGTTGCCGCGATCGGCTGCGATCGTCAGGTCCCCGCCAGCTCCTCCGAAGAAGCACACCTCAAACCGACGGAGGCACGGCAGCAGCTTCTCGGGCGGCTGGATCAGATCGAGGCTCACGGCAAATCCTCGTTACACGCCACGACCGTGAAGACTCTCTGGAGCCGGGGTACGACAGTCGATCGACTCACGCTCGAAGCACCCCCTCGAGGCATTCTCGAAACCGCCATCGCCATCGATCCATCGGCCTCGCTGCTCGTAAATGGCCATTTCGAGCTCAGAATCGGATTGACGGACGAAAACGATGAATACACTGAAATTTTCGAACGCTCCTACCCGGCTGACGATTCAGGAGGATGGATATCTCTGAGCATCGATCTCAAAGACCGGAGCGGTCCGGTGGATCTTTCCTTTCACAAGCGACATCTCGGCGAGGCAAGCGAGTTGCTCGCCGACTTCGAGATCGCCGCCACGGACCTCGTCGTCTGGAGATTTCCTCGAATCGTTCCGCAGAGCCTCGATCGTCCGAACGTGATTCTGATCTCGCTCGACACGCTCCGACCCGATCATCTCGGGCTCGAGGGATACCGCCGCAATACTTCACCCAATATCGACGCGCTGGCCCGCAACGGAACGTACTTCGGAGCATGCTTCAGCCAGGCGCCATGGACCATGCCGGCTCATTATTCGATCCTCAGCGGGACACTCCCCTCGACCAGCGGCTCGGTCAGCCCGGTTCAGTCGATCGTCGTTCCGATGCCGAGTGTGCCGATGCTGGCTGAACTGATGCGCGATGCCGGCTACCTGACGGCGGCATTCACCGGAGGCGGGGCGGTCTCAGCGGATCTCGGCTTCGACAGAGGCTTCGATGCGTACGACGAAACCGATCTGGTCGACGGAAGTGACGTCACCACGATCGTATCCAAAGCTTCCGAGTGGCTGAGACGCCGCAGGAACCGCAGCTTCTTCCTCTTCATTCACTCTTATGAACCTCACGAGCCGTTCACGGATCATCGCTTCATCGATGGCGAGTCTCCTTCCCGGGACTTCGAAGCGAACCTCGTCGCGAAGTACGACGGGGACATCAGCCGCGCCGACGAAGCTCTCGGAGAGCTCTTTCAGTTGCTTCGGAGCCAGGGCCTCGACTCGAATACGATCGTGCTCGTCACCTCCGACCACGGCAAGGAGTTCTTTGAACGTAGAGTTCCACCCTGGGAGTCCTTTGCCGAGCATGGTCACACTCTCTACGACGAAATTCTCCGGGTTCCGCTCGTCATGAGTGGACCGGACGTTCCGAAAGGGATGATCGTCACGGCCCAGATTCGCTCGATCGACATCGCACCGACCATCCTCGCACTCATCGGTCTGGACGGCGCCCTCGGGATGGAAGGAAAGGACCTCACACCGTGGATGAATGGACAGCGGCGGGATGACCTTCCGGCTTTCGCCGAGGCGACGACTTACGGCCCGGCGAGGGAGAGTCTCCGCACCGGTGGGTACAAGCTGATCCGTCGGACCGGTTATGGACAGCTGAGCCATCCCTGTTGTTCATCCTTTCCGATGACTCCGCGTGAAGAGCTTTACGATCTTTCCACCGATCCCAGCGAAGCGAACAACCTCGCTGGATCCGCTCCGGCCGTGCTCGGGCGGCTCCGCTCCGAGATCTCCCTCATCGGCGTCGAAGCTGCCACGCAAGCACCCGGCGGAACGCGGGACTCTTCTTCCCCCAGCTCCGATACGATCAACTCACTGCGTAGCCTCGGCTATCTTCAGTGACGTCGCCTCGACGCAAACGTACCCGCGACATTCCGGACTCGAATCCTTTACCGATATGATTTGCCGTATGAAAACGCGATTCCCGATGGCAGGACTGATCGCTCTCATCCTCTCTCTCCCTCTTCTCGCTCAGGAAGCCCCGACGGCGACCGACGAAGAGAAGCGAGTCCCCGAGGAGCGCGCGGTCGCGACGGAGCACCAGGTCACGATCGACGGGAAGCCGATCCGTTATCGGGCAACGGCCGGAACCTATATTCTCGAGGAAGAGGACGGGACCCCGAAAGCGGAGATTTTCTATATTGCCTACCAGAGACTCGGCCTCAACGATATGGCCGCGCGACCGCTCACTTTCTCTTACAACGGAGGACCCGGCTCATCCTCGGTCTGGCTCCACCTCGGGCTCCTCGGGCCGCGGAGGATCGATATGGGAGAGGAAGGGCACGCTCCCGCCCCTCCATACCAGGTGAGCCCCAACCCCTGGTCGCTCCTCGACGTCACCGACCTCGTCTTCATCGACCCGGTCATGACGGGCTACAGCCGTCCGGTTCCGGGCGAGGACAAATCGCAGTTCACCGGTCTGCGGGAGGATGTCGAGGCCGTCGGGAAGTTCATCCACATGTACGTCAACCGGAACGAGCGATGGGCATCACCGAAGTATCTGATCGGCGAGAGCTATGGAACGACACGCACCGCGGCTCTTTCGAACTGGCTTCAGGAGCGGCATGGGATGTATCTGAATGGAGTGATGCTGATCTCCTCGATTCTGAACTTCCAGACCGCACGCTTCGACGTCGGCAACGACCTCCCCTATATCCTGTTCCTTCCGACCTACGCCGCCACCGCATGGTTCCATCGCCAGCTCGAGCCGGCACTGCAGCAGACGAGCCTTCGTGACTTTCTCGATGAAGTCGAGGAGTTCGCGCTCGGCGACTACACGCTCGCACTGATGCGTGGGAACGACCTTCCGGAAGAAAGCAAAAGGGAGATTGCCGGCCGCCTCGCCCGCTACACCGGTCTCGATCCACAGTACGTTCTCGACACGAATCTCCGCATCCGGATCTGGCGGTTCACCAAGGAGCTCCGGCGCGACGAACGGACCACGGTCGGCCGTCTCGACAGCCGGTTCACCGGTACCGATTACGACGCGGCGGGAGAATCGTACGAGTACGATCCCAGCTACGCCGAGATCCTCGGGCCATTTGCCGGTGCGCTCAACCACTACATCACGAGCGAGCTCGATTTCCAGGCGGAGGTTCCGTACGAGATCCTGACCGGCCGGGTCAGGCCGTGGAGTTACGACGAGTTCGAAGGGCGGTACGTCAACGTCGCCGACGAGCTTCGCCAGGCGATGACCCGCAATCCGGATCTCCGCGTCTTCGTCGCGAACGGCTACTACGATCTCGCCACTCCGTATTTCGCAACCGAGTACACTTTCGACCATCTCGCATTCGATCCCGGCTTCGAAGACCGGATCCGGATGGAGTACTACGAGGCGGGGCACATGATGTACATCCAGCGCCGCTCGCTCGAGGCGCAGCGGGCCCAGCTCGCAGCCTTCATCCGCGACTCGATGTAGACCCGCCCGGGATGCCGGCCGTCGTGGCGCCCCCGCGATACACTTTCGCGATGACTCTTCGAGCCCTGGCGGCACTCGGGATCGCGGCCGCCGCGGTTTTCCCAGGCTGCCGCGCCGAGGGGAATCTCGAATCGTTCCCCGAGCGAAATCCCGCGCCGGTAATGGCATTCGAAGGCGCGGAATGGCTCGAGCGCCCCACCCGCGCGATCGAGGAGCGACCCGACATCGTGCTCGATGCAATGGATCTCCGCAATGGCGACATGGTCGCCGAGATCGGAAGCGGGACCGGCTACTATGCCCGCCGCCTCGCGAAGGAAGTCTCACCGGATGGCGAAGTGTGGGCCGTCGACATCCAGCCGGAAATGCTCGAGCTGATGGAGGATCTCGCAGCCGACGAAGGGATTGAGAACATCGTTCCGATCCTCGGCACCGAGACAGATCCGAACCTGCCGACAGCAACCTTCGACTGGATCCTCATCGCCGACGTCTATCACGAGATGCAGGAACCGCAGGCGATGCTGCGCGCAATCCGGGCAGCTGTCACCGACGAGGGCCGTATCGCGCTCGTCGAATATCGACTCGAGGGCGCTACCGCCGAGCACATCCGGCTCGAGCATCGGATGTCAGTGACTCAGATCCTTGCCGAATGGCTTCCCGCCGGGTTCGATCTGGTCGACCGGATCGAGACTCTTCCGTCGCAACACCTGCTGATCTTCGAGAAATCAGAATGAATCCGGTGGCCGGTGGCCGGTGGCCGGTGGCCGGTAACCGGTGGCCGGTAGCCGGATTGACGAAAGTCGCAGTACGAGTACATGGAGCGGCGACTCACGATCCCGCGCCCAGATTCTTCGCCCGCGCTTCGCCGGGCTCAGAATGACGACTGTTGTGTTTGCGCGAAGCGCCGATCATGGACGAATGTTTGCTCTCGCGCTACCCAAACATTCGTCATCTTGAGTAATTGACCGGCGCGTTGCGCCGGTGAAGCTGGAATGAAAACCGGAGCCCGCAAAACTCCGCACCCATACTCAAACCGACGTCGTCCCGAGCGGGCGGTCGGGGTGGGCAAGGGTCGAAGTCCACGCAATTTCGTCGTCGTTTCATTAGGAGGAGCAAAGCGACGAAGGACTGGGGCACGCTCGTGAATTGACGGTGCAAATTCATGCAGTGGAGCAACCCTCCGGCAACCGGCAACTGGCAACCGGCAACCCTCTTCAAACGACGGCCGCAACGAGGTCGTACGGATGCGCGTCGCTCACCTCGACCCGTGCGAATGACGGGAGCGCACCCAGCCGGTCGATTCCGTCATTGATCAGGAGCCGTCCGTCGATCTCGGGTGCCTGCGAAACGAGCCGCCCTTCGAGAAGGTGCTCGGTCTCGGAGCAGACCCCGGTCACGATTGCATCGAATCTGCGCCCGACGCGGGCCCGGTTCAGCTCGAGCGAGATCTCCTGCTGCATCTCCATCAGGGCGTCGCGCCGGCGATCGGCCGTCTGCCGCGCCGATGTTTTCATCCGTCCTGCAGGCGTTCCCTCTTCGGACGAGTAACTGAAGACGCCGACCTGTTCCATTCTCGCCCACTCCACGAAGCTCTCGAGCTCGCGAAAGGCACGGGTGGTCTCGCCCGGGTGCCCCGTGATGAAGGTCGTCCGCAGCGACAGATCGGGAACGAGCTCGCGCATCCGGTCGATCATCTTCCGGTATTCGTCTGCTGAGCCAGGCCGGCGCATCACCCGAAGAACCTCTTCCGAAACGTGCTGCAGCGGAATGTCGCAATACGAGGCGAACCGTTTCTCTTTTCCCATCAGCTCGAAAAGGCTCCAATCGAGACTTCCCGGGTATGCGTAGAGGAATCGGATCCACTCGAAACCAGTCTCGGCGAGAAGCCTTTCGACGAGGCGAGTCAGTCCGCTCCCGAGGCCAATGTCCTCCCCGTACCGGGTCGTATCCTGAGCGACGAGACAGAGCTCCATCGCACCGGCCTCCTCGAGCTGGCGCGCCTCACGAACGAGCGAGTCGATGCCGCGGCTGCGGAACTTTCCTCTCATCTGCGGGATCGCGCAGAACGTGCAGGCGTTCGAGCAGCCTTCCGAGACCTTCAGATACGCGTGGGGAGCCCCCTGGGCGAGAACGCGCGGGAGATCTTCGTAGAGCCGCTTCGACATTCGTCGCTTCACCGGAGCCGCGTCGACGTCACCGGTGACCGCTTCGGAGA
This window encodes:
- a CDS encoding response regulator, translated to MTGQPTILVVDDDEPLLKLMEALLRTYRMIPVTASSGKQAIELVRSENPDLAIVDLNMPDVSPAELVESMRRASRRSELPMIILSGDPVDEARRSETGIDVAILKPFDTADLIEKIKKELD
- a CDS encoding gas vesicle protein GvpG, which codes for MFLIDDLLALPFKAPVAGVKWALEQVRTMVDREMMNDEVWKTRLLELQMQLELGEISEEDYAAEEAIVFDKLREIRMRQQAQAEEFLDRQRGRDDDDAADVVIHTGYGE
- a CDS encoding GvpL/GvpF family gas vesicle protein; the encoded protein is MEQSATPQEEGRYVYGIIKAAENQSFGPIGIGGRNDEVYTVHYKDFAAVVSKCPLQIYDPTRENALAHEHVNEVVMKQYTVLPMSFGTVFRTEADIRTFMQGTYPALVDVLDKMEGKIEFGLKVNWDREAVLRQIEAENDDVGNLKQQIEAGTSGSAYFLKMQLGKIVESALQEKSEKYVQEIYSHLRDSAVASRSNKPIGDRMIMNAAFLVEREKTELFDQRVSEIAKKYEDALSFLYTGPWPPYNFVNIRLKLERADT
- a CDS encoding A/G-specific adenine glycosylase — protein: MRRNAVIASSAERWFQASQRPLPWRVNYEPWHVWVAEVMAQQTRIEVVASRFPQFIERFPSPESLALADDDDVLTAWSGLGYYRRARMLRAGAIRVVEQFGGELPRRLEDLRSIPGIGEYTAGAIASTAFDQSVPAVDGNVMRLLARIEALEPPWRSARLGREATDAAREIVEAASSPRMLNQALMELGATICKPREPSCVICPLQTECRAFELGRAADYPRPAPRKSRKSLEIPLLVVTDDAGRVLMLRSEQGSLMTGLWHLPHGVPDLIPETAIASWTSREVLGTFRHSVTDRRITFVIHRADLDCRLGEGFAEAAWQDPEEDLATPSYVAKAFRHARLRDGLAARTLSR
- a CDS encoding GNAT family N-acetyltransferase, which gives rise to MSEIVIRTATRSDKKSFIELVEAHIAFEKMEPMTPEAKERLLQDGFGDHRRFSAFLASLDDRDVGYAITYEAYSSFLARPVFYLEDIFVYEDVRGEGFGGKMFQYLVEEAVDRNCARMEWMVIDWNENAIGFYERRGAIQLSEWHSYRLDESQLKSLAARGESRSLQTE
- a CDS encoding sulfatase-like hydrolase/transferase — protein: MRRSSFLFLLGATIVAAIGCDRQVPASSSEEAHLKPTEARQQLLGRLDQIEAHGKSSLHATTVKTLWSRGTTVDRLTLEAPPRGILETAIAIDPSASLLVNGHFELRIGLTDENDEYTEIFERSYPADDSGGWISLSIDLKDRSGPVDLSFHKRHLGEASELLADFEIAATDLVVWRFPRIVPQSLDRPNVILISLDTLRPDHLGLEGYRRNTSPNIDALARNGTYFGACFSQAPWTMPAHYSILSGTLPSTSGSVSPVQSIVVPMPSVPMLAELMRDAGYLTAAFTGGGAVSADLGFDRGFDAYDETDLVDGSDVTTIVSKASEWLRRRRNRSFFLFIHSYEPHEPFTDHRFIDGESPSRDFEANLVAKYDGDISRADEALGELFQLLRSQGLDSNTIVLVTSDHGKEFFERRVPPWESFAEHGHTLYDEILRVPLVMSGPDVPKGMIVTAQIRSIDIAPTILALIGLDGALGMEGKDLTPWMNGQRRDDLPAFAEATTYGPARESLRTGGYKLIRRTGYGQLSHPCCSSFPMTPREELYDLSTDPSEANNLAGSAPAVLGRLRSEISLIGVEAATQAPGGTRDSSSPSSDTINSLRSLGYLQ
- a CDS encoding peptidase S10, whose protein sequence is MAGLIALILSLPLLAQEAPTATDEEKRVPEERAVATEHQVTIDGKPIRYRATAGTYILEEEDGTPKAEIFYIAYQRLGLNDMAARPLTFSYNGGPGSSSVWLHLGLLGPRRIDMGEEGHAPAPPYQVSPNPWSLLDVTDLVFIDPVMTGYSRPVPGEDKSQFTGLREDVEAVGKFIHMYVNRNERWASPKYLIGESYGTTRTAALSNWLQERHGMYLNGVMLISSILNFQTARFDVGNDLPYILFLPTYAATAWFHRQLEPALQQTSLRDFLDEVEEFALGDYTLALMRGNDLPEESKREIAGRLARYTGLDPQYVLDTNLRIRIWRFTKELRRDERTTVGRLDSRFTGTDYDAAGESYEYDPSYAEILGPFAGALNHYITSELDFQAEVPYEILTGRVRPWSYDEFEGRYVNVADELRQAMTRNPDLRVFVANGYYDLATPYFATEYTFDHLAFDPGFEDRIRMEYYEAGHMMYIQRRSLEAQRAQLAAFIRDSM
- a CDS encoding class I SAM-dependent methyltransferase, whose amino-acid sequence is MTLRALAALGIAAAAVFPGCRAEGNLESFPERNPAPVMAFEGAEWLERPTRAIEERPDIVLDAMDLRNGDMVAEIGSGTGYYARRLAKEVSPDGEVWAVDIQPEMLELMEDLAADEGIENIVPILGTETDPNLPTATFDWILIADVYHEMQEPQAMLRAIRAAVTDEGRIALVEYRLEGATAEHIRLEHRMSVTQILAEWLPAGFDLVDRIETLPSQHLLIFEKSE
- the rimO gene encoding 30S ribosomal protein S12 methylthiotransferase RimO, which gives rise to MERAPRKVSMISLGCPKNLVDAEIMLGQLRAASEVEITNDPGSADVVIVNTCGFIDAARQESVDTILEAAQLKSGAAKRLVVTGCMVQKYRAELQESIPEIDAFVGLDHLEKISEAVTGDVDAAPVKRRMSKRLYEDLPRVLAQGAPHAYLKVSEGCSNACTFCAIPQMRGKFRSRGIDSLVREARQLEEAGAMELCLVAQDTTRYGEDIGLGSGLTRLVERLLAETGFEWIRFLYAYPGSLDWSLFELMGKEKRFASYCDIPLQHVSEEVLRVMRRPGSADEYRKMIDRMRELVPDLSLRTTFITGHPGETTRAFRELESFVEWARMEQVGVFSYSSEEGTPAGRMKTSARQTADRRRDALMEMQQEISLELNRARVGRRFDAIVTGVCSETEHLLEGRLVSQAPEIDGRLLINDGIDRLGALPSFARVEVSDAHPYDLVAAVV